In one Polaribacter sp. ALD11 genomic region, the following are encoded:
- a CDS encoding sugar nucleotidyltransferase, producing the protein MKIIVPMAGIGSRLRPHTLTVPKPLTVIAGKSIVQRLVEDISSVIDEKIDEIAFIIGPAKKGFPANTKENLLKIAKELGAKGSVYVQEEALGTAHALFCAKDSLRGPCVVAYADTLFKADFKLDANADGAIWVKQVEDPSAFGVVKLEDGFITDFIEKPKDFVSDLAIIGIYYFKDGDKVRTEIQYLIDNDLRENNEYQLTNVLETLKRDGAKFIPGTVTTWMDCGKKDPTVDTNKQVLEFEHKAGNNLVSEDVVLENSEIIQPCYVGKNVVLKNTKIGPYVSIGENSVVENTTITNSLIQTNVVISNAKLDNAMIGNHAKFDGNFTSVSIGDYTELT; encoded by the coding sequence ATGAAGATAATTGTACCAATGGCAGGAATCGGATCTCGTTTGAGACCACATACGTTAACTGTTCCTAAGCCTTTAACTGTAATTGCTGGAAAATCAATTGTACAAAGATTGGTAGAAGACATTTCATCTGTAATAGATGAAAAAATAGATGAGATTGCCTTCATAATAGGACCTGCCAAAAAAGGATTTCCTGCAAACACAAAAGAGAATTTATTAAAAATAGCAAAAGAATTAGGTGCTAAAGGTTCTGTTTATGTTCAAGAAGAAGCTTTGGGAACTGCGCATGCACTTTTTTGTGCTAAAGATTCTTTGAGAGGCCCTTGTGTTGTTGCGTATGCAGATACTTTATTTAAGGCAGATTTTAAATTAGATGCTAATGCAGATGGTGCAATTTGGGTAAAGCAAGTAGAAGACCCAAGTGCTTTTGGTGTTGTGAAATTAGAAGATGGTTTTATTACAGATTTTATTGAAAAGCCAAAGGATTTTGTTTCCGATTTAGCAATTATTGGAATTTACTACTTTAAAGACGGAGATAAAGTAAGAACTGAAATTCAATATTTAATTGATAATGATTTAAGAGAGAACAACGAATATCAATTAACCAATGTTTTAGAAACATTAAAAAGAGATGGTGCAAAATTTATTCCAGGAACGGTAACTACTTGGATGGATTGTGGAAAGAAAGACCCAACGGTAGATACAAATAAGCAAGTTTTAGAATTTGAACACAAAGCAGGTAATAATTTAGTGTCTGAAGACGTTGTGTTAGAGAACTCAGAAATTATTCAACCTTGTTATGTTGGAAAGAATGTAGTTTTAAAAAACACAAAAATAGGACCTTATGTTTCTATAGGAGAAAATAGTGTTGTAGAAAATACGACAATTACAAACTCTTTAATACAAACAAATGTGGTAATTTCGAATGCAAAACTAGACAATGCCATGATTGGAAATCATGCGAAGTTTGATGGTAATTTTACCTCAGTTAGTATTGGAGATTATACAGAATTAACTTAA
- a CDS encoding GEVED domain-containing protein, with translation MKKRYISKLLTIGVFMISAFNMNAQKQEELTKISSKYNQEKLTTLKNDFKQKASLEKQNAITIAKSKGWKTRFTNKKGELLEIQKVVNGKPIYYTTFNVAAAKSTRTNHLNNGGSLGLNLMGQNMTAHVWDGGLARASHQEYDGAGGTNRFSIGDGTTALHYHSAHVTGTIMASGVVANAKGMAPHASAVGYDWNNDTSEAINAASNGMLVSNHSYGFATRNAQGQPQLPDYYFGGYITDSRDWDNIMFNAPNYLMVVAAGNDGNDNSANGAPLAGNSSYDKLSGHATAKNGMVVANANDANINANGNLLSVTINSSSSEGPTDDYRIKPDITGNGTSVYSTYSSSNTAYNSITGTSMASPNVAGTLLILQQHANNVRGSFIKASTLKGIALHTADDAGSNGPDAIFGWGLMNAKRAAVAITQNGTESKIEELTLSSGQTYQITVDADGVNDLMASISWTDRAGTATTTANSSTAVLVNDLDIRVSKNGTTYTPWRLTGVTTNGKGDNTVDPYERVDVANASGTYTITVTHKGSLTGGSQNYSLIVTGLSGTPVVCNATIPSNLTVDEFGASTATVSWNTVAGTSYDFRYRKTGTSTWTTSAVAGTSVSLTGLSTQTSYQTQVRSKCPNNSTSAYSSAVSFTTSDVQLNYCASNGNSVADEYISKVVLGGINNTTGASSSGYADYTSQSTSLTKGVSSTITITPTWAGASYNEGYAVFIDYNKDGDFTDNGETVWTKTASKTKPVSGSFTVPTSATTGATRMRVVMQYNTVPSACGTYNYGETEDYTVNITGSSADTIAPTAPTNVSASAITQTTATLSWTASTDNVGVTGYEIFSNGTSVGTVTATSANITGLTANTSYSYTIKANDGAENTSNSSNSVSFTTLGSTLVYCSSKGNRVTYEWIDYVSFGGMTNTTAANAGYGDFTSKTATVSKGSDNQLIISAGFASTAYTEHWAVWIDFNQNGTFEESEKVTSGSSSSAANLTATISIPSSANTGQTRMRVSMKYNSAQTACETFSDGEVEDYTVNITNATANYTTFSNTNSKNELGNESKAFDFTVYPNPVKGTVLNIHLNDAREVNFAITNMLGQTLKSGILTKQPIDVSPIKTGVYMLEITDGQKSVVKKFVRQ, from the coding sequence ATGAAAAAAAGGTACATTAGTAAACTTCTTACAATTGGAGTCTTTATGATTTCTGCTTTCAACATGAATGCACAAAAACAAGAAGAATTAACAAAAATTAGCAGTAAGTACAATCAAGAAAAACTTACTACGTTAAAAAACGATTTTAAACAAAAGGCTTCTTTAGAAAAACAAAATGCAATTACAATTGCAAAGAGTAAGGGATGGAAAACTAGATTTACCAATAAGAAAGGTGAATTATTAGAAATTCAAAAAGTAGTAAATGGAAAACCAATTTATTATACCACTTTTAATGTTGCAGCCGCAAAATCTACAAGAACAAATCATTTAAACAACGGTGGTTCTTTAGGCTTAAATTTGATGGGGCAAAATATGACTGCTCACGTTTGGGATGGCGGATTAGCAAGAGCATCTCACCAAGAATATGATGGTGCTGGTGGTACAAATAGATTCTCTATTGGAGATGGCACAACAGCTTTACACTACCATTCTGCTCACGTAACAGGTACAATTATGGCTTCTGGTGTTGTTGCAAATGCAAAAGGAATGGCGCCTCATGCAAGTGCTGTTGGTTATGATTGGAATAATGACACTTCTGAAGCTATAAACGCAGCTTCAAACGGAATGTTAGTTTCTAATCATTCTTATGGTTTTGCTACAAGAAATGCACAAGGTCAACCTCAACTTCCAGATTATTATTTTGGAGGGTACATTACAGACTCTAGAGATTGGGATAACATTATGTTTAATGCACCAAACTATTTAATGGTTGTTGCAGCAGGAAATGATGGAAATGATAATTCTGCTAATGGTGCTCCATTAGCTGGAAATTCTTCTTATGACAAATTATCTGGTCATGCAACTGCAAAAAACGGTATGGTTGTTGCCAACGCAAATGATGCTAATATAAATGCAAATGGAAACCTGCTTTCCGTTACTATAAATTCTTCTAGTAGTGAAGGACCAACAGATGATTACCGTATTAAACCAGATATTACTGGAAACGGAACATCTGTATATTCTACTTATTCGTCTAGTAATACAGCTTATAATAGTATTACTGGTACTTCTATGGCATCGCCAAATGTTGCGGGTACACTATTAATTTTACAACAACATGCTAACAATGTTAGAGGTTCGTTTATTAAAGCTTCAACTTTAAAAGGAATTGCTTTACATACTGCAGATGACGCAGGTTCTAATGGACCAGATGCAATTTTTGGCTGGGGATTAATGAATGCTAAAAGAGCTGCTGTAGCAATTACTCAAAACGGTACTGAATCTAAGATTGAAGAACTAACTTTATCTAGCGGACAAACGTATCAAATTACTGTAGATGCTGATGGAGTTAATGATTTAATGGCTTCTATTTCTTGGACAGATAGAGCAGGAACTGCAACTACTACAGCAAATTCAAGTACTGCTGTTTTAGTAAATGATTTAGATATTAGAGTTTCTAAAAACGGAACAACCTATACTCCTTGGAGATTAACAGGAGTAACAACAAATGGAAAAGGTGATAATACTGTAGATCCTTATGAAAGAGTTGATGTTGCTAACGCTTCAGGAACTTATACAATTACTGTAACTCATAAAGGTTCTTTAACTGGCGGAAGTCAAAATTATTCATTAATTGTAACTGGTTTATCAGGAACGCCTGTTGTATGTAATGCAACAATCCCTTCTAATCTTACTGTTGATGAATTTGGAGCTTCAACCGCAACTGTTTCTTGGAATACTGTTGCTGGAACTTCTTACGATTTTAGATACCGCAAAACAGGTACGTCAACCTGGACAACTTCTGCTGTTGCAGGAACTTCGGTTTCTTTAACAGGATTATCTACTCAAACTTCTTATCAAACTCAAGTAAGAAGCAAATGTCCTAATAATTCTACCTCAGCATATTCTAGTGCTGTTAGTTTTACAACTTCAGATGTTCAGCTTAATTATTGTGCTTCAAACGGAAATAGTGTTGCAGATGAATACATAAGTAAAGTAGTTCTTGGAGGTATAAACAATACAACCGGAGCTTCATCAAGCGGATACGCTGATTACACCTCTCAATCTACAAGTTTAACGAAAGGAGTTTCTTCAACAATTACAATTACCCCAACCTGGGCAGGAGCTTCATATAACGAAGGTTATGCTGTATTTATTGACTATAATAAGGATGGTGATTTTACAGATAATGGAGAAACCGTTTGGACAAAAACAGCTTCTAAAACAAAACCTGTAAGCGGTTCATTTACTGTGCCAACATCTGCAACTACAGGAGCAACTAGAATGCGTGTAGTAATGCAATACAATACTGTACCTTCTGCTTGTGGAACCTATAATTATGGTGAAACAGAAGATTATACTGTAAACATAACCGGAAGTAGTGCAGATACAATAGCACCAACTGCGCCTACAAATGTATCAGCTTCAGCTATTACCCAAACTACGGCTACATTATCTTGGACAGCATCTACAGATAACGTAGGAGTAACAGGATACGAGATATTTAGTAACGGAACAAGTGTTGGAACCGTAACAGCAACTTCTGCTAACATAACTGGTTTAACAGCAAATACTTCATACTCATATACTATAAAAGCTAATGATGGAGCAGAGAACACATCTAACTCAAGTAATAGTGTGTCATTTACAACATTAGGAAGTACGCTAGTATATTGTTCCTCTAAAGGAAATAGAGTAACTTATGAATGGATCGATTATGTGAGTTTTGGAGGAATGACAAATACAACTGCAGCAAACGCAGGATATGGAGATTTTACTTCAAAAACAGCAACAGTATCTAAAGGAAGTGATAACCAACTGATAATAAGTGCAGGTTTTGCAAGTACTGCATATACAGAACATTGGGCAGTTTGGATCGATTTTAATCAAAACGGAACTTTTGAAGAAAGCGAAAAAGTTACTTCTGGTTCTTCTTCTAGTGCGGCTAATTTAACTGCAACTATTTCAATTCCTTCTTCAGCTAATACTGGTCAAACAAGAATGCGTGTTTCAATGAAATACAATAGTGCGCAAACAGCTTGTGAAACATTTTCTGATGGAGAAGTAGAAGACTACACAGTAAATATTACAAACGCTACAGCAAATTATACTACATTTAGTAATACTAATTCTAAAAATGAATTAGGAAATGAAAGTAAAGCATTCGATTTTACAGTATATCCTAACCCTGTAAAAGGAACTGTTTTAAACATTCACTTAAATGATGCTAGAGAAGTTAACTTTGCAATTACAAACATGTTAGGGCAAACCTTAAAAAGTGGTATTTTAACAAAACAACCTATAGATGTTAGTCCTATTAAAACAGGTGTTTACATGTTAGAAATAACTGATGGACAAAAGTCTGTTGTTAAAAAATTCGTTAGACAATAA
- a CDS encoding alkaline phosphatase: MKITLKLIFSLLCFPTIFFAQNEQEIKQPKNIILLIGDGMGVGQIYGGLTANKGKLNLERIQFVGFHKNQATDNFVTDSAAGATSFATGEKTYNGAIGVDSIQNNLLTILEIAEKKGLATGLLATCSITHATPASFIAHQPSRKMDEEIAVDFLKTDIDLFIGGGRKYFSNRKDGRNLIKELEIQNYQIANSIDEVEKISKGKLAAFLAEEQQLKVSEGRGEELLRSTKVALNILNQNEKGFFVMIEGSQIDWGGHANDTEYVINEMLDFDKVIGEAIDFAEKDGNTLVIITADHETGGMAITNGNMKTGEVEVKFVTKGHTGVMIPVFAYGPGAKNFSGIYNNYDIFNKMLKAYSFQ, translated from the coding sequence ATGAAAATAACTTTAAAATTAATCTTTTCTCTTTTATGTTTTCCTACAATTTTTTTTGCACAAAATGAACAAGAAATAAAACAACCAAAAAATATTATTCTTTTAATAGGTGATGGAATGGGTGTCGGACAAATTTATGGAGGATTAACTGCAAATAAAGGCAAGTTAAATCTAGAACGTATTCAATTTGTAGGTTTCCACAAAAACCAAGCGACAGATAATTTCGTAACAGATTCAGCAGCTGGTGCAACTTCATTTGCTACTGGAGAAAAAACCTATAATGGTGCAATTGGTGTAGATAGTATCCAAAATAATTTACTTACAATTTTAGAAATTGCAGAAAAAAAAGGTCTTGCTACAGGTCTTTTAGCTACATGTTCTATTACCCATGCAACACCAGCTTCTTTTATTGCTCATCAACCTTCTAGAAAAATGGACGAAGAAATTGCAGTAGATTTTCTTAAAACAGATATTGATTTGTTTATTGGTGGTGGGAGAAAATATTTTTCGAACAGAAAAGACGGTAGAAACCTGATAAAAGAGTTAGAGATACAGAACTATCAAATTGCTAATTCTATAGACGAAGTTGAAAAAATTTCAAAAGGTAAACTAGCAGCCTTTTTAGCTGAAGAACAACAGTTAAAAGTCTCCGAAGGTCGTGGTGAAGAATTACTAAGATCAACTAAAGTTGCCTTAAATATCTTAAATCAAAATGAAAAAGGTTTTTTTGTTATGATTGAAGGTTCTCAAATTGATTGGGGTGGGCATGCAAACGACACCGAATATGTAATAAATGAAATGCTAGATTTTGACAAAGTAATTGGTGAGGCTATTGATTTTGCAGAAAAAGATGGTAATACATTAGTAATTATTACAGCAGACCACGAAACGGGAGGTATGGCAATTACTAATGGTAATATGAAAACAGGTGAAGTTGAGGTTAAATTTGTAACAAAAGGACATACTGGAGTTATGATTCCTGTTTTTGCTTATGGACCTGGAGCTAAGAATTTTTCAGGAATTTATAACAATTATGATATTTTTAATAAAATGCTAAAAGCTTATTCTTTTCAATAA